In Biomphalaria glabrata chromosome 11, xgBioGlab47.1, whole genome shotgun sequence, the following proteins share a genomic window:
- the LOC106070529 gene encoding MKI67 FHA domain-interacting nucleolar phosphoprotein-like: MAATTRKRPARKYAKKEKVDISEEDRKPGVIYIGHMPHGFCEKELRAYFSQFGKVLNVKVSRSTKNGHAKGYAFVKFKYAAVAKTVAETCHNYLFFNKLLKCQYRPLEEVHPRTFVSYPWKPDLKRKRQHNNGKSEGKLRTSLKVYTKKQEGKLKKLKEIGLDIKLSDILDVPKSRESPSKTPQTKTKTPQKKENNSASKTKETTKKVVKRKQTLSTKK; the protein is encoded by the exons ATGGCAGCGACCACGCGAAAAAGGCCTGCTAGAAAATATGCTAAAAAGGAAAag gtgGATATCTCAGAAGAGGATAGAAAGCCAGGTGTTATTTACATTGGCCATATGCCTCATGGTTTTTGTGAAAAAGAACTTCGAGCATATTTCTCTCAATTTGGTAAAGTCTTGAATGTTAAAGTATCCAGGTCTACCAAG AATGGTCATGCCAAAGGTTATGCTTTTGTCAAGTTCAAGTATGCTGCAGTGGCCAAAACAGTGGCAGAAACATGCCACAACTACTTATTCTTCAACAAGTTATTGAAAT GTCAGTATCGCCCTCTTGAAGAAGTTCATCCCAGGACATTTGTATCCTATCCATGGAAACcagatttgaaaagaaaaagacagcACAACAATGGGAAGTCAGAAGGAAAGTTAAGAACCTCTCTAAAAGTATATACAAAGAAACAAGAAGGAAAACTCAAGAAGCTGAAAGAAATAGGATTGGATATAAAACTTAGTGATATTTTG GATGTTCCAAAGAGCAGAGAGAGCCCAAGTAAAACACcacagacaaaaacaaaaacacctcagaaaaaagaaaacaattcagCATCAAAGACAAAAGAAACAACCAAGAAAGTagtcaaaagaaaacaaactctgtcaactaagaaataa